Proteins encoded in a region of the Mariprofundus ferrinatatus genome:
- a CDS encoding sigma-54-dependent transcriptional regulator, giving the protein MADILLVEDEANARQILSLGLNMQGHQVSGCASAEEAEQLMQAQNFDVVLTDLRMDGRDAGIDVIRAGKRLLPDARILLLTAYASADTAVAAMKEGAFDYLTKPVSADELAVAVEIALADIASADSAHEAEAEDELAVKNEMLIGESEPMKRVRSRLMRAAQSDFTVLIGGESGTGKELAARTVHTSSSRAGGPFVPVHCGAIPEGLFESELFGHRKGAFTGADLDRPGLIESANGGTLFLDEVGEMPLSVQVKLLRVLQERRVRRVGDDREHDVDVRIIAATNRDLEAEVRKGTFREDLFFRLNVVPVHMPPLRQRREDIPVLARAIVRQWSGGRSTLSEGCLKRLSEFPFTGNVRELENLLQRMLALSESGDLDVALLNELYLAPQPVSEISLYHLQQQQQNLDEWMELVERQLIDEALARTGGNITRAAEELGISFRSLRYRLKKLGLSGGDE; this is encoded by the coding sequence ATGGCTGATATTCTGCTTGTTGAGGATGAGGCGAACGCCAGACAGATACTCTCTCTGGGGCTGAATATGCAGGGGCACCAGGTGAGTGGGTGCGCGTCGGCAGAAGAGGCTGAGCAGTTGATGCAGGCGCAGAACTTTGATGTGGTGCTGACAGACCTGCGCATGGATGGGCGTGATGCAGGCATTGATGTCATCAGGGCCGGAAAGCGTTTGTTGCCCGATGCCAGAATTCTCCTGCTTACCGCCTATGCCAGCGCCGATACGGCTGTGGCAGCGATGAAAGAGGGAGCATTCGACTATCTGACCAAACCGGTGTCGGCTGACGAGCTGGCTGTGGCTGTGGAGATAGCTCTTGCCGACATCGCTTCTGCCGACAGTGCGCATGAGGCTGAAGCGGAAGATGAACTGGCCGTGAAAAATGAGATGCTGATCGGTGAGTCAGAGCCGATGAAGCGGGTGCGTTCGCGGCTCATGCGCGCAGCACAATCCGATTTTACAGTTTTGATCGGTGGCGAATCGGGGACAGGAAAGGAGCTTGCGGCACGTACCGTGCACACCTCCTCCAGTCGTGCCGGTGGACCGTTCGTGCCGGTGCATTGCGGGGCGATTCCCGAGGGGCTGTTTGAATCTGAACTGTTTGGACATCGCAAGGGGGCATTTACCGGAGCTGACCTTGACCGGCCCGGTCTGATCGAGTCCGCCAATGGTGGCACCCTGTTCCTGGATGAGGTCGGGGAGATGCCGCTATCGGTTCAGGTCAAGTTGCTGCGTGTCTTGCAGGAGCGGCGTGTCCGGCGTGTTGGCGATGACCGGGAGCACGATGTGGATGTACGAATTATCGCCGCCACAAATCGCGACCTTGAAGCGGAAGTGCGTAAAGGCACCTTCCGTGAGGACCTTTTTTTCCGGCTGAATGTTGTGCCTGTGCACATGCCTCCCCTGCGTCAGCGCAGGGAGGATATCCCGGTGCTGGCCAGGGCTATTGTGCGGCAGTGGAGTGGGGGACGTTCCACCCTGAGTGAGGGCTGCCTGAAGCGTCTGTCTGAGTTTCCGTTTACGGGCAATGTTCGCGAACTTGAGAACCTTCTGCAGCGTATGCTGGCCCTCAGCGAGAGTGGCGATCTGGATGTTGCCCTGCTCAATGAACTCTACCTGGCACCGCAGCCTGTTTCTGAGATCTCGCTCTATCATCTTCAGCAGCAACAGCAGAATCTGGATGAGTGGATGGAACTGGTGGAGCGGCAGCTGATTGATGAGGCGTTGGCCAGAACCGGGGGGAATATTACGCGCGCGGCGGAGGAGCTGGGTATCAGCTTCCGCTCGTTGCGTTACCGGCTCAAGAAACT
- a CDS encoding sensor histidine kinase, whose product MITLYLRVLAGSAIALIIATWFYQDAAELQQQVMVAAGLLFLLLLVMQALLSYSNFTPRNQLMFCYGGDALLAGLLVFSTGGVTSPFAFLSGLIIIASGLHGMRLLPQLTSIIACICYLAAAYAAAWKIHYSLLDAQQSTHALLQVSALLLVGGVMAFISRRHSALRAVSVQAVRQHRQLKDLYDRVMLSMHEGMVVLDEDRHLSDMNAAARRLLGSLQLEELLSMPDLNRYFERPHAPTCQFDYKHNDKIILVRVTRLDAGHDAMWLLTLVDISDVRKMEQELVQQEKMAALGQMAAMLAHEIRNPIQTMTQGLEFIDKGKKSDGINIKHILHDEMLRLNRLASTMLDYAKPMVPAPESVDISELIAAAVAQYEMTGSSRILWSCDIDQINLDPDHFRVVLDNLLSNALANSSKGAVRIDMHAETGVWKLKVCNPGKVPENIRGRIFEPFVSGRSSGVGLGLATVQQVCRVNGWRVDINCLKESTCFTVTGEIGTAKNSDGKLAAAGENNG is encoded by the coding sequence ATGATAACGCTATACCTCCGGGTGCTGGCGGGCAGTGCCATCGCACTAATTATTGCTACCTGGTTCTATCAGGATGCCGCCGAACTCCAGCAGCAGGTGATGGTTGCCGCGGGGTTGCTGTTTCTGCTTCTGCTGGTGATGCAGGCACTGCTCTCCTACAGTAATTTCACACCCCGCAACCAGCTGATGTTCTGCTATGGCGGTGATGCACTGCTGGCAGGGCTGCTGGTGTTTTCTACCGGAGGTGTGACAAGTCCGTTCGCATTTCTTTCAGGCCTGATCATTATTGCCTCAGGCCTGCATGGCATGCGTCTGCTTCCACAGTTGACGTCAATCATTGCCTGTATCTGCTACCTTGCTGCTGCATATGCGGCGGCGTGGAAGATACATTACTCACTGCTTGATGCGCAGCAGTCAACGCATGCACTGCTGCAGGTGTCGGCGCTGCTGCTGGTCGGTGGCGTGATGGCCTTTATCTCCAGACGGCACTCGGCACTGCGCGCGGTCAGCGTCCAGGCTGTGCGGCAGCATCGCCAGCTCAAGGATCTTTATGACCGTGTCATGCTATCCATGCATGAGGGGATGGTGGTGCTCGATGAGGATCGTCATCTCTCCGATATGAATGCTGCAGCGAGAAGGCTGCTTGGATCATTGCAGCTGGAAGAGTTACTCTCCATGCCTGACCTGAATAGATATTTTGAACGGCCTCACGCCCCCACGTGCCAGTTTGATTATAAACACAATGATAAGATCATTCTGGTGCGGGTGACCCGGCTGGATGCGGGCCATGATGCGATGTGGCTGTTAACTCTGGTGGATATCAGTGATGTGCGCAAAATGGAGCAGGAGCTGGTGCAGCAGGAGAAGATGGCTGCTTTGGGGCAGATGGCGGCGATGCTGGCACATGAGATCCGCAACCCGATTCAGACCATGACTCAGGGGCTGGAGTTTATCGATAAAGGGAAAAAAAGTGATGGCATAAATATTAAACATATCCTGCACGATGAGATGTTGCGATTGAATCGCCTGGCCTCAACAATGCTCGATTATGCCAAGCCGATGGTTCCGGCGCCGGAGTCTGTCGATATTTCCGAGCTGATAGCAGCTGCAGTCGCCCAGTATGAGATGACAGGTTCCAGCCGCATTCTATGGAGCTGTGATATTGACCAGATCAATCTCGATCCGGACCATTTCCGGGTGGTGCTTGATAACCTTCTTTCCAATGCCCTGGCCAACAGCAGTAAGGGCGCTGTGCGCATCGACATGCATGCAGAAACGGGTGTGTGGAAGCTTAAGGTTTGCAATCCCGGCAAGGTGCCCGAGAATATCAGGGGGCGGATATTTGAGCCGTTTGTAAGCGGCAGGTCTTCTGGAGTGGGGCTCGGGCTGGCCACTGTTCAGCAGGTGTGTCGAGTCAATGGTTGGCGAGTCGATATCAACTGTCTGAAAGAGTCCACCTGCTTTACGGTAACAGGTGAGATCGGGACAGCAAAAAACAGTGACGGTAAGCTGGCGGCCGCGGGAGAAAATAATGGCTGA